The Channa argus isolate prfri chromosome 14, Channa argus male v1.0, whole genome shotgun sequence genome includes a window with the following:
- the eps15l1b gene encoding epidermal growth factor receptor substrate 15-like 1 isoform X5, which produces MALESQWAIRPDEKGKFEGIFQSLSPVNGLLSGDKVRPVLINSKLPLDVLGKIWDLSDVDKDGHLDKDEFIVAMHLVYRAMENEPVPTSLPTCLIPPSKRKKSAGALPGAVAVLPVLSGFTAGPAPPKEALRSTPPLGNATPFSPITVNLSPKHSFKSSSPPVVNWVVPVADRERYDDIFKETDTDNDGLVSGAEVIEIFMQSSLSQTMLAQIWGLADTKQTGKLTREQFSLAMYLVQQKVTKGVDPPSTLTPDMIPPSERTATSVARNCSGLISSVRPDLAGLVNSRDSTSSTGSAELTGNKELDDLSQEIAQLQREKFILEQEIRLKEDAIRQQNSEVQDMQDDLDRESSSLQDLESQKQDAQERLEEMDQQRSKLEGMLNDIKQKCQEESQMITSLQSQISSKETDLRSQEDELSRTKVNLSRLQEEEAQLEQSLLSARVQLDSIIKSLKTTQDEINQARSKLSLIQDSQKEVTKTIEQYNSALNDINGGNFSNLPDLSEGFTEKENGGFRSVDGSLKSKIAMFNNSSPKEPPADPFQSEDPFKSDPFKDPFGGDPFKEGDPFKATSSDEFFKSTDKSDLFGSSDSFGRKPTPPAKPSAFSSDPFVSNSPKLKDSDVFGTVDPFGSKAFGSKGSGFADFSHMSKKSENPVLPSKKNVPNRPAPPYVGLLSLGTSVPGPNICSTADSRDSFVTNHASKPSTQFPVGFADFGSFGSERQQLEWAKRESEREEQERLRMLRLREQQDLELAIALSRADMPSA; this is translated from the exons ATGGCACTTGAGTCACAGTGGGCAATTAGG cCTGATGAAAAAGGGAAATTTGAAGGCATTTTTCAGAGTCTGTCCCCTGTGAATGGTCTTCTCTCTGGTGATAAAGTTAGGCCAGTTTTAATCAACTCCAAGCTACCTCTGGATGTTTTAGGAAAG ATTTGGGATCTAAGTGATGTAGACAAAGATGGACACTTGGACAAAGATGAATTCATTGTG GCCATGCATCTTGTGTATCGGGCCATGGAGAACGAGCCTGTCCCAACTAGCTTACCCACTTGCCTCATCCCCccatctaaaagaaaaaagtctgcAGGTGCATTGCCAGGTGCTGTGGCTGTGCTGCCTGTACTGTCTGGGTTTACTGCTGGTCCGGCTCCTCCTAAAGAGGCCCTACGAAGCACACCTCCTCTGGGCAATGCTACTCCCTTCAGCCCCATCACTGTAAACCTCTCTCCAAAACACTCCTTTAAATCCAGCTCACCG CCAGTGGTGAACTGGGTGGTACCAGTAGCTGACAGGGAGAGGTATGATGATATTTTCAAGGAAACAGACACCGATAATGATGGCCTCGTCAGCGGCGCTGAAGTGATTGAGATCTTCATGCAGTCCAGTCTCTCCCAGACAATGCTGGCACAGATATG GGGCTTAGCGGACACCAAACAGACGGGCAAGCTGACCCGGGAGCAGTTCTCCCTGGCCATGTATCTGGTCCAGCAGAAGGTCACTAAAGGCGTCGACCCTCCGTCAACTCTCACGCCAGATATGATCCCCCCTTCAGAAAGGACTGCAACTTCAGTGGCT CGGAACTGCTCGGGGCTTATTTCTTCTGTGAGACCTGACCTTGCTGGCCTAGTTAATAGCAGA GACAGCACCAGCTCCACAGGGTCGGCAGAGCTGACAGGCAACAAAGAGCTGGATGACCTCAGTCAGGAAATAGCTCAGCTGCAGAG AGAGAAATTCATCTTAGAACAAGAGATCAGGTTAAAGGAGGATGCCATCAGACAACAAAATAGTGAAGTCCAG GACATGCAGGATGACTTGGACAGGGAGAGCAGCAGTCTGCAGGACCTGGAATCCCAAAAGCAGGATGCCCAGGAACGTCTGGAGGAGATGGACCAGCAGCGCTCCAAGTTGGAGGGAATGCTCAACGACATCAAACAGAAGTGCCAGGAAGAGTCCCAGATG ATTACGTCCCTACAGAGCCAGATCAGCTCCAAGGAGACTGATCTGCGAAGTCAGGAGGATGAACTGAGTCGGACCAAAGTTAACCTGAGCCgtctgcaggaggaggaggcccAGCTGGAGCAGAGCCTGCTCTCTGCACGTGTACAACTGGACAGCATCATCAAATCCCTCAAAACAACCCAGGATGAGATCAACCAG GCTCGCAGTAAACTGTCTCTGATCCAGGACAGCCAAAAGGAGGTGACCAAGACTATTGAGCAGTACAACAGTGCTTTGAATGACATCAATGGAGGAAATTTCAGCAACCTGCCAGATTTAAGTGAAGGGTTTACTGAGAAGGAGAATGGAGGTTTCAGAAGTGTG GATGGTTCTTTGAAGTCAAAAATAGCCATGTTCAACAACAGTAGCCCTAAGGAGCCTCCAGCAGATCCCTTCCAGAGTGAAGACCCGTTCAAGTCTGATCCATTCAAAG ATCCATTTGGTGGAGACCCTTTCAAAGAAGGTGACCCCTTCAAAGCCACCTCATCTGACGAGTTCTTTAAGAGTACAGACAAGTCGGATCTTTTTGGATCCTCAGACTCTTTTGGTAGAAAACCTACTCCGCCAGCCAAG CCAAGTGCCTTCAGCAGTGACCCCTTCGTATCGAACAGCCCAAAACTGAAGGATTCAG ATGTGTTTGGGACAGTGGACCCCTTTGGAAGCAAGGCTTTTGGAAGCAAGGGGAGTGGATTTGCCGACTTTAGTCACATGTCAAAG aaGTCGGAAAACCCTGTGCTTCCGTCAAAGAAAAATGTACCTAACCGGCCTGCACCTCCCTATG TAGGTCTGCTCAGTTTGGGTACATCAGTGCCAGGCCCGAACATTTGCTCCACGGCAGACAGTAGAGACTCTTTTGTTACGAATCACGCCAGTAAACCGTCCACACAGTTTCCTGTAGGCTTTGCAGATTTTGGTTCT TTTGGAAGTGAGAGGCAGCAGCTGGAGTGGGCCAAGCGGGAGAGTGAACGTGAGGAGCAAGAGAGGCTGAGGATGCTACGGCTGCGGGAGCAGCAGGACCTGGAGCTTGCCATTGCTCTCAGCAGAGCAGACATGCCCAGTGCCTAA